The Geobacillus genomosp. 3 genome segment GTTCGGCAGTCAGATGGTCATGGCCGGCGAGTTGACGATCGGCGAGCTCGTGTCGTTTACGACATACCTCGGCCTGCTGATTTGGCCGATGCTGGCCTTCGGCTGGCTGTTTAATATCGTCGAGCGCGGGCGCGCCTCGTACGACCGGGTGCGGGCGCTGTTGGCCGAAGACGATGAGATCAAAGAAATGCCGGGGGCGTTGGCCGTTCCGCCGCAGGGGAACATCGAATACGACATCCGCCGGTTCGCCTATCCGGGAGAGATGAAACCGGCGCTTGCCGACGTCCGCTTCCGGCTTGAGCGCGGAGCGACGCTTGGCGTCGTCGGCAAAACCGGGGCCGGGAAAACGACGCTGTTGCGTCTGTTGTTGCGCGAGTTTGACAACTATGACGGTGACATTCGGTTCGACGGCCATGACATCCGCCGCTATACGTTGTCGGCGCTGCGGGCGGCCATTGGCTATGTGCCGCAAGACCATTTTCTTTTTTCCGCTTCTGTTCGCGACAATATTGCGTTTGCTAAACCGGAGGCAGGCGAGGAGGAAATTGTCGAAGCGGCGCAGTTGGCTTATATTCATGATGACATTCTCCATTTTCCGGACGGGTATGAGACGGTCATCGGTGAGCGCGGCGTTTCGCTGTCCGGCGGTCAAAAACAGCGGCTGTCGATCGCCCGGGCGCTTCTGATGGACCCGGAGCTGCTCATTTTAGACGATGCATTGTCGGCGGTCGATGCGAAAACAGAAGAGCGGATTTTAACGGCATTGAAGCAGGAACGACGCGGGAAAACGACGATCATTGCCGCCCATCGTTTAAGCGCGGTCGAGCATGCCGATTGGATTCTCGTCCTCGATGGCGGCCGCGTCATACAAGCGGGGACGCATGAAGACTTGATGGCTGAAGACGGCTGGTATCGCGAGATGTATCGGCGTCAACAGCTTGAGGCGCTTGTGGAATGACAACGGATAGGAGGGAGCGTATGAACGAACAAGTCTTGACGGTCAAAGAGCAGCGGCGCGTTTTGTGGCGGCTGCTCGCTTATATGGGGCGATACAAAAAAGAAGCTGCGCTCGCCTTTGCGCTCCTTCTATTGGCGACCGCCGGGGAGCTGGCCGGCCCGTATCTCGTGAAAGTGTTTATCGATGATTATTTGATGCCGAACCGCCTCGCACCGGGTCCGGTGACGGCGCTGGCAGCCGCCTATATCGGCGTGCTCGTCGGGAAAACCGTCATTTGGTATTTTCAGCTGATTGGGTTTCAGCGGCTTGCTTTATATATTATCCAAGCGTTGCGGATGGACGTCTTTTCCAAAGTGCATCGACTTGGGATGAGCTACTTTGACCGGACGCCGGGCGGCAGCATCGTCTCGCGGGTGACAAATGACACGGAAGCGATCAAAGATATGTTTATTAGCGTTTTAGCGGTGTTTGTGCAAAACGGTCTGCTTGTCATTGGCGTTTATATCGTCATGTTTTCACTCAATGTTCAGCTTGCGCTGTTTTGTCTGTTCATTCTTCCGGCCATCGCATTGATTATGAAAACATACCGCCGTTACAGCTCGGTATTTTACCAAGAGATGCGCGAACGGCTGAGCGAGCTGAACGCCAAATTGAATGAATCGCTGCAAGGGATGGCCATCATTCAAGCGTTCCGCCAGCAGCGCCGCCTGTACGAAGAGTTTGCTGCCGTAAATGAGGCGCATTACGAAGCGGGAATGAAAAACATTCGCCTTGACGGGCTGCTGCTTCGGCCGGCGATCGATGTTGTCTATATGGTGTCGATCATGGTCGTACTCAGCTTTTTCGGCATTTCGGCGCTTGAGAGCCCGGTCGAGATCGGGGTGCTGTACGCGTTTGTCAACTATTTGGAACGTTTTTTCGAGCCGGTGACGCAAATGATGATGCGGTTGTCGCTCTATCAGCAGGCGATCGTTTCCGCCTCCCGCGTCTTTGCGCTCCTTGACCATGATGAAGAGGCCCCGTCCAATCCGGAACAGGCGCCGTATACGATTGAGCGTGGAGAAATTGAGTTTCGCGATGTCAGCTTTTCATATGATGGCAGGCGCGACGTGCTGAAGCGGCTGTCTTTTACCATCCGTCCCGGGCAGACGGTGGCGTTCGTCGGGCATACGGGCAGCGGCAAAAGCTCGATCATCAACTTGCTTATGCGGTTTTATGAATTTGATCGTGGCGATATTTTGCTTGACGGCCGGTCGATCCGCGACTATTCGCGCGCCGAGCTGCGCCGCGCTCTCGGTCTCGTCTTGCAAGATCCGTTTTTGTTTTATGGGACGGTGAAAGAGAATATTCGCATGTATGACGAGCGCTTAAGCGATGAAGAGATTAAGAGCGCCGCCCGTCTCGTACAGGCGGATGCGTTCATTGAACAGCTGCCCGGACGCTATGACCATCTGCTTGCGGAGCGCGGCGCCACGTTATCGAGCGGGCAACGCCAGCTCCTTTCGTTCGCTCGCACGATCGCTGCCAATCCGAAAATATTAGTGCTCGATGAGGCGACCGCCCATATTGACACCGAGACGGAGGAGGCGATTCAAACGGCGCTGGCGCAAATGCGAAAAGGGAGGACGACGATCGCGATCGCCCATCGCCTGTCGACGATTCAAGACGCCGACCAAATTTTTGTCCTGCACCGCGGCGAAATTGTTGAGCACGGTACACACCAACAGCTGTTGGCGCAAAAAGGGTTGTACTACCAAATGTACTTGTTGCAAAACGGTCTTGTCGATGCCCGCGCGTAAAGAAAAAAGCGCCGTTTCCCGCCTTAGCGGGAGGCGCTTTGTTTTCGTTGTCGCACTTGTTCGCGTTGATAGGCGTTGAGCAGCGTGTCAAGTTCTTTGCTTACTTTCATCGCGGCTTCCGAGTTTAAACCGGTTTTGGCTACGGTGTCGACAAGTTCCATCCGCTTTTGTTCGATTAAGGTTAACAAATTGCGTTTTGGCACGAATAAACCGTCCTTTTCATGAAGTATCGTGTACTGTATTTTATATTATTTTACCAATGAACGCAAAAATGGAAAATAGAAAAATTGACCAAGAAACGGTGAGAAAAACGTTACGGAAGGATGGATTTTTGCTAAAATAAAAGTAAAAAACGGAGCAGGGGCTGATTCAACAGTGAATGATCTCAATCTCTTTTTAGCGTTCGGCGCCGGGTTTTTGTCGTTTATTTCCCCGTGCTGCTTGCCGCTTTATCCGGCGTTTTTATCTTATATTACCGGCGTGTCGGTCAGCGAGTTGAAAGAGGAAAACGCCATGCTCAACCGTCGCAGTTTATGGCACACGCTTTGCTTCTTGCTAGGGTTTTCGCTGATTTTTATTTCTCTCGGCTTTGGTACTTCGTTTCTCGGCCGGCTGTTTGCCGATTATCAAGATGTGATCCGGCAAATCGGCGCGGTGTTGATCGTCGCCCTTGGCCTTGTCGTCGCCGGGCTGTGGAAGCCGGCGTTTTTGCTGAAAGACCGGCGCATTTCGTTTCGTGAGCGGCCGTCGGGCTATTTTGGCTCGGCGCTCATCGGCATGGCGTTCGCCGCCGGTTGGACGCCGTGTATGGGTCCGATTTTAGTGGCGGTTATTGCCTTGGCCGCGGCCAATCCGGGTTCAGGGATGATGTATATGCTCGCGTATACGCTCGGCTTTGCCGTTCCGTTTTTCATTCTGTCGTTTTTTATCGGCAAACTGCAATGGATTCGCCGCCGTAGTGCATCCATTATGAAAGCAGGCGGATATGTTATGATGGCGATGGGGGTTGTCCTTTATTTTGACTGGATGACGAAGATCATCGCCTATACAACAAGTCTGTTTGGCGGATTTACCGGCTTTTAGCCGAAGAGGGACGCTTTGTAGTTGATGGAATCCAAAAACAGGTAGGGAGAGGATGGTGGAGAAGGTGGCTGCCGTTTTAGTGGTTGACGATGCGAAGTTTATGCGATTGACGCTGACCCGCATTTTGGAAAAGGCGGGCCATACAGTAGCCGGCGAGGCGGAAAACGGCAAAGAAGCGGTCGAGCTGTATCGTCGGCTGCGTCCGGAGTTGGTCATCATGGACATTACGATGCCGGTCATGAACGGCATCGAAGCGGTGCGGGCGATCAAGGACACTGACCCGGGAGCGAAAATCATCATCTGTTCAGCGCTGGGGCAGCAGCGCATGGTCGTCGAGGCGATCGAAGCTGGCGCCGCCGACTTTATTGTCAAACCGTTTGAGGAAAACCGCGTTCTCGAAGCGGTCGCCCGCCTGTTATAGACGACCGCCGGCGCAAGGGAAGCCGAACCCGCAGGCTGTATAAAGATCGCTTCGGCTCTTTCCATTGACAGGGAGATGGTTCCGCACTCCCTCTATGCCGGCAGTGAGGTCGTTCGAAGGGAACAGTAGGCAAGCACGATCGTTTTTGCTATAATAATCGTGTTGTCCATGAATTTTGTTGGAAGAAGGTGATGGCTTTGTTGGCGCTTCTTACATCGCTCATCGCCATTGTGATGACTTGTTTCGTCTTTTTTGTGCGCATGAAAGCATCGGAAAAGCCGACGAACGCGAAAAAAATCATTTTGCCGCCGCTGTTTATGAGCACAGGAGCGCTCATGTTCATCGATCCGGTATTCCGCGTCACGCGCGGGGAGCTCATCGAAGCGGTCGTTCTCGGCCTGTTTTTTTCGCTGTTTCTCATTAAAACATCGAAATTTGAAATCCGTGGCAACGACATTTACCTGAAACGTTCGAAGGCGTTTGTTTGGATTTTGCTCAGTTTGATCGCCATTCGCTTCGGCTTGAAGACATATTTAGGGAGGACGATCGACTACGGCCAGTTAAGCGGCATGTTTTATTTGCTTGCGTTTTCCATGATCGTCCCATGGCGGATCGCGATGTATGTGTCGTATAAAAAACTGGCAGCGCAATTGAAACCGCCGGTGTTCACTTGATCCCCACCTGCATCTGCGGCGTTGAAGCCAAAGATTCCCGGTTGGGGAAGGGAAAGGAGCGTGTCTCAGCAGCGGTGGGACACTTTTTTCACTGCCATATACGATAAGCAGCGAACCGATTTGTGATGCGGGATCCCGTACTTTGCGGGGGATAGCTGGCCTTTTGAATTAGCCGCTCCCTTTTTCCCGCTCAATGTCCTTTTGGCTGCGCGAAGGAATGCGCGTTGCCAAACAGACGAAAGCCGCTGGCGTCCGACCTGAAGTGTAAGGCCGGTCAGCGGCTTTCCAACAAATGTTGATATGGGGCGAGATCAATATTTTTTGCCTGCAGCGTCCGGATTAAAAACTTATGGTCGCGCTTTGGCGTCGCGATAATATACCCGCGGATGAGCAAGTCGCGCGTAATGCGGGGCGCCTGTTCTTTGAGCGCGAGCTCGCCGATTTTGCCGGCGATTTTTTGCCGGGCCACGTCGCGAAACAACTCCGGCACAGGGCGGACGAGCTCCTCGAGCAAGGCCTTTTCTTCTTCCCCCCATAAATGGCGCGTCTGTTCGATATAATACTCCTGCCAGTCGAGCTCCGATTTTCCGTCTTCTTTCGGCAGCCGTTTCAAAAATTTGCGGAACATAAAAAAGCCGCCGATCGACATCATGACAAGCAAAAAGACAACCCAAACCAAAATAGACCAAAGAAACCATCCGGTCAGCACGATGACCACCCCAACCAATAATCGATAGTTTGCTGTTCGGCCACCCGCGGCAGCGGGGCGGCTTAGACAAGTTTCGTCTATTATTATGTCGAAAAGCGCAAGGTTTGGCAAGCTTTGAGAGCGCCCAACGTTCTGTTACGGTGCGTAACGCAACTGTAACGCAACTGTAAAGATGCCTGTCCCGTCCTAGCGCGTCAACGGTTTTGAAACAAGCTGCCCGCCCGGCTGGAAATGAAAGACAGTGACGCGCCTAGTTTTGCCTGCTAATCTAGTAAGCAAAGAGAAACAGGAAGAACGATGGCGGCAAGGGGGATGATGGGCATGAGGAAAACAATTGCAGTACTGGCCATAGCTTGCAGCCTGGCGCTTGGTTCGCAATCGCTGCCGGCGGAAGCGGCGGGCTCCTATACATACTACCAAGTGAAAAAAGGCGATACGCTGTCGAAAATCGCCAAACAATATCATACAACGGTGGCTTCACTCAAATCGCTCAACGGTTTAAAAACGGATATGATCCGCATTGGCGCGAAATTGAAAGTGCCGGCGGCTGCGAAGCGTCCTGCCTTGGCATCAGCCGGCAAAAAGGCGATTTCGCTCACCGCCGCCGATCGAAAGCTGCTTGCCCAGCTCGTGCAGGCGGAAACCGGTTCAAGCGAGCCGTTTGCCGGCAAAGTGGAGGTCGCGCTTGTCATTTTGAACCGCGTCCACCATCCGGAGTTTCCGAACACGGTGCGTGGTGTCATTTACCAAAAGATGAAGTCGGGCTATGCGTTTGTGCCGGTGAAAACGGGGAAATTGACGCGCATTCAGCCGACGAAACAAGATTACGCGGCGGTCGACAAAGCGGTCGCTCTCTTCCCGGGCGACCGCCGCGGTTCCCTCTATTTTTACAATCCAAAGGTGACAAAAGACAAATGGATGCTGTCGCGTCCGGTGACGACCCGTATCGGGCATCACGTCTTTGCGAAGTGAACGGGGTCGGGACAGACCCTGTTTCTTTTTTGCCGTATGGCGCCATAAGGCGATCGCCGCCGCCAAGCAGGGGAAACTAGCCGAAGCGCGCCGGCTGTTGGAGCAGGCTGGGGCGGAACGGCAAGCCGCCCACGAGCTGCAAACGTCGCTGCTGCAGCAAGAAGCCGGCGGGCAGTCTACGGCTGTGACGCTGCTGATGGTGCACGCCCAAGACCATTTGATGACAGCGATTGCCGTCAAAGAGTTGGCAGCTGAATTCGTCGATTTGTATGAACATATTCATTCGTAAAGGCCAACCCGCCCGTTTCACCCGGGCGGGTTTTGGCAGCCAATGAGGTAACCATAATTTAATTATGTAAACACAATGGCATCAAAGCAGTTGCTCCAGCGTTTGCTGCCGGTTGAACGAAGCGGCGCTCCCCGCTCCTTCTTGGCAAACGGAACGGAGGACACGCCGCCCTTCAGCCGAGCGGTTTACATATCATGGCTTGTGTTATGTTTTTGCCGCGTATGGTTGCGGTTTTTTACTTTTTTCGACCCGCTGAGCGGTTCGGGCTGCCCGGGGTTGTCGCCTTTCGGGGCATTTTTGCGCATATCTTTGCCGTCGTTTTTGTTCGTCATCGCCTTGTGTCCCCCCTTTGCCCCTTAGCATGCGGCATTCCGCTGTCGCTTATTCCGCGTATAATTTGCCGCCCGATTGAAACGATAAGTAGTGAACGACGGCTATGACCGCAAAGGAGGAACGAGCCATGGTTTATCATAAAACGAAGCAAGACGCGTTTCAGGCAGCGCAAAAGGCGACGATGGAGGCAAAAGAGTGGCATGACCATCTCGTCCGCGATCAAGCCGATTACGGCTATCAGTTAGCCCATTTGCGGCAGGAAGTGAACGAAGCGTTTGCGCAAATTGAAAACGCGCTTGAAGTCGCCTCGGAAACACAGCGCGTGCAGCTCGAGAAATTCCGCAGCGACTTGCAGGCGATTGTGGATGACGTGAATCAACATGAGTAAGGGAATGCCGGCGGCGGACATTCCCTTTTTGCTGTCAATTGGGCATGTGTGCGCTCAAGAACACCGTTTCCCAATGGTATGAACGAATCGCTGCCCAAGGCGGCCAATCCGCCCGGATGCTCGGGCATGGCGAATTGGCAGCCTGCCGCAGGGCGGGATCCCAGACGTTTTCCCGCTTCTCATAGCTAGAAGAGAGCGGGCAATGCGGTTATGGCAGGCCCGGGTGGCGAAACGGCCGCCAAGTCATTGATTCTTTTTTCGCTTTTTGTTGTTTTGCCGCTGCGCTTCGGTCAGCGGTTCATTGGAAAACTCTTCATTGTAGCCGGCGCCCATCCCTTGCGCTTTCGCGGCGTTCATGCCAGGGATGACATGGTTCGCTTTTCGTTTGCCCATTCCTTTTCACCTCCGCTTCTAGTTTGCGACGAAACAGCCGCCTTATTCTTTCCTTGCCGCCGCGAGGAAATAAAATGGCGAAACGATGGAAATCATTATTTACAACTTGTCCTGTTATATAATAAGATAAAAACGGGCCGAACTTTATGGGGATTGGGAGAATTCGTGCTATTTTTTCGACTTTCGCACGGAAAAATAGTATAGTATTATTGTGAAGTGAAGGGGGTTATACATATGGCGAAACAAGATGTGTTCAACGCCCGCTCTTCATTCGAAGTCAACGGTAAAAAATACAATTATTACCGTTTGCAAGCGCTTGAAGAGGCGGGAATCGGCCAGGTAAGCCGCCTGCCGTACTCGATTAAAGTATTGCTCGAATCGGTGCTCCGCCAAGTCGACGGCCGCGTCATTACGAAAGAGCATGTCGAAAACTTGGCCAAATGGGGAACGCCGGACATGAAAGACATCGATGTGCCGTTTAAGCCGTCGCGCGTCATTTTGCAAGACTTCACCGGCGTGCCGGCCGTCGTCGATTTGGCTTCGATGCGCAAGGCGATGGCGGATTTGGGTGGCGATCCGTACGAAATCAACCCGGAAATCCCGGTCGATCTCGTCATCGACCACTCAGTGCAAGTTGACCGCTACGGATCGGACGATGCGCTTGAGTACAACATGAACTTGGAATTCTCCCGCAACGCTGAACGGTACAAGTTTTTGAAATGGGCGCAAAAAGCGTTCGACAACTACCGCGCTGTTCCGCCGGCGACCGGGATCGTCCACCAAGTAAACTTGGAGTATTTGGCAAGCGTCGTTCATGCAGTTGAAGGGG includes the following:
- a CDS encoding ABC transporter transmembrane domain-containing protein is translated as MSVFRDLFWFFRQEKKAYITGVLLLVIVAFLETIPPKVIGLLVDYMKNGTMTKEVLVRWVAVLAAIAGALYMLRYAWRICIFGSSVKLARQLRNELYSHFTKMAPSFYQRKRIGDLMAHATNDLQAIQQTAGSGILTLVDSVTLGGFVLATMAISISWKLTLISLLPLPIMAWATSRYGTMLHQRFLTAQEAFSSLNDKVQESMSGIRVIKAFGYEEKDVEAFRRQSEDVVAKNVAVAKVDALFDPTIGLLVGLSFFLAVAFGSQMVMAGELTIGELVSFTTYLGLLIWPMLAFGWLFNIVERGRASYDRVRALLAEDDEIKEMPGALAVPPQGNIEYDIRRFAYPGEMKPALADVRFRLERGATLGVVGKTGAGKTTLLRLLLREFDNYDGDIRFDGHDIRRYTLSALRAAIGYVPQDHFLFSASVRDNIAFAKPEAGEEEIVEAAQLAYIHDDILHFPDGYETVIGERGVSLSGGQKQRLSIARALLMDPELLILDDALSAVDAKTEERILTALKQERRGKTTIIAAHRLSAVEHADWILVLDGGRVIQAGTHEDLMAEDGWYREMYRRQQLEALVE
- a CDS encoding ABC transporter ATP-binding protein — protein: MNEQVLTVKEQRRVLWRLLAYMGRYKKEAALAFALLLLATAGELAGPYLVKVFIDDYLMPNRLAPGPVTALAAAYIGVLVGKTVIWYFQLIGFQRLALYIIQALRMDVFSKVHRLGMSYFDRTPGGSIVSRVTNDTEAIKDMFISVLAVFVQNGLLVIGVYIVMFSLNVQLALFCLFILPAIALIMKTYRRYSSVFYQEMRERLSELNAKLNESLQGMAIIQAFRQQRRLYEEFAAVNEAHYEAGMKNIRLDGLLLRPAIDVVYMVSIMVVLSFFGISALESPVEIGVLYAFVNYLERFFEPVTQMMMRLSLYQQAIVSASRVFALLDHDEEAPSNPEQAPYTIERGEIEFRDVSFSYDGRRDVLKRLSFTIRPGQTVAFVGHTGSGKSSIINLLMRFYEFDRGDILLDGRSIRDYSRAELRRALGLVLQDPFLFYGTVKENIRMYDERLSDEEIKSAARLVQADAFIEQLPGRYDHLLAERGATLSSGQRQLLSFARTIAANPKILVLDEATAHIDTETEEAIQTALAQMRKGRTTIAIAHRLSTIQDADQIFVLHRGEIVEHGTHQQLLAQKGLYYQMYLLQNGLVDARA
- a CDS encoding aspartyl-phosphate phosphatase Spo0E family protein; amino-acid sequence: MPKRNLLTLIEQKRMELVDTVAKTGLNSEAAMKVSKELDTLLNAYQREQVRQRKQSASR
- a CDS encoding cytochrome c biogenesis protein CcdA, whose protein sequence is MNDLNLFLAFGAGFLSFISPCCLPLYPAFLSYITGVSVSELKEENAMLNRRSLWHTLCFLLGFSLIFISLGFGTSFLGRLFADYQDVIRQIGAVLIVALGLVVAGLWKPAFLLKDRRISFRERPSGYFGSALIGMAFAAGWTPCMGPILVAVIALAAANPGSGMMYMLAYTLGFAVPFFILSFFIGKLQWIRRRSASIMKAGGYVMMAMGVVLYFDWMTKIIAYTTSLFGGFTGF
- a CDS encoding response regulator — translated: MAAVLVVDDAKFMRLTLTRILEKAGHTVAGEAENGKEAVELYRRLRPELVIMDITMPVMNGIEAVRAIKDTDPGAKIIICSALGQQRMVVEAIEAGAADFIVKPFEENRVLEAVARLL
- a CDS encoding CcdC protein domain-containing protein produces the protein MALLALLTSLIAIVMTCFVFFVRMKASEKPTNAKKIILPPLFMSTGALMFIDPVFRVTRGELIEAVVLGLFFSLFLIKTSKFEIRGNDIYLKRSKAFVWILLSLIAIRFGLKTYLGRTIDYGQLSGMFYLLAFSMIVPWRIAMYVSYKKLAAQLKPPVFT
- a CDS encoding DUF2621 domain-containing protein produces the protein MLTGWFLWSILVWVVFLLVMMSIGGFFMFRKFLKRLPKEDGKSELDWQEYYIEQTRHLWGEEEKALLEELVRPVPELFRDVARQKIAGKIGELALKEQAPRITRDLLIRGYIIATPKRDHKFLIRTLQAKNIDLAPYQHLLESR
- a CDS encoding cell wall hydrolase, which translates into the protein MRKTIAVLAIACSLALGSQSLPAEAAGSYTYYQVKKGDTLSKIAKQYHTTVASLKSLNGLKTDMIRIGAKLKVPAAAKRPALASAGKKAISLTAADRKLLAQLVQAETGSSEPFAGKVEVALVILNRVHHPEFPNTVRGVIYQKMKSGYAFVPVKTGKLTRIQPTKQDYAAVDKAVALFPGDRRGSLYFYNPKVTKDKWMLSRPVTTRIGHHVFAK
- a CDS encoding PTS lactose/cellobiose transporter subunit IIA; translated protein: MRSERGRDRPCFFFAVWRHKAIAAAKQGKLAEARRLLEQAGAERQAAHELQTSLLQQEAGGQSTAVTLLMVHAQDHLMTAIAVKELAAEFVDLYEHIHS
- a CDS encoding small acid-soluble spore protein P encodes the protein MTNKNDGKDMRKNAPKGDNPGQPEPLSGSKKVKNRNHTRQKHNTSHDM
- the sspO gene encoding small acid-soluble spore protein O; the protein is MGKRKANHVIPGMNAAKAQGMGAGYNEEFSNEPLTEAQRQNNKKRKKNQ